The following DNA comes from Planctomycetota bacterium.
CCGGTGATGAAGTCGACGAAGTACCTGCACAAGCCGAGTGCCTACTTCGACCAGCCGCTTCCGCATGATGTGCGCGAAACTCGTGCATCGAACGCGACGCCGGATCCGGTCGGCGTGAACCCCGAACGTCAGGCAGCTCCGACCGGCGGGCCGTTCCCGTACGCGTTGGTGTCGGGTCTTGGCGATCGCCCGGTCAGTCGTGCCTTGCGGCGGACATTCGAGCAGTATCCGGCCGCACGCCCGGAAGAGAATCCGTTGTTCAGCGCCTTCAAGTACACGCCACTGGAGGGCTTGGATTACAGCGACGGCGATGGAACCGTCTCGCGGCGCGATCCGTCGAAAATCATCTTCGAGAACGGCCGGTACTACGTCTGGTACACCAAGCGTCACACCGCCTCGCCACCGCTCGGCATGGCCGGGGCTGCCGACGCGACGGACACTGTGGCCTCGGCCGATTGGGACCTGGCTGACATCTGGTACGCGACCAGCACCGACGGCTTCACCTGGCAGGAGCAGGGCGTCGCCGTGGCCCGACCACCCAAGCCGGACGTCGGATGGCGATCAGTCTGCACGCCGGACATCCTGAAGTGGAACGGCCGCTTCTACCTCTACTACCAGTCGTTCGTCGAACCCAGCGGCCTGCGAGGCGACTACTGCCCGATCGGCGTCGCACACGCGGACTCGCCCGACGGGCCTTGGACGCGCGTCGACGGCGTCGTGCTGCCAGAAGGCAAGCCCGGCGAGTGGGACCAGTACGCCGTCCACGGGCCGTGCATGCTGGTGCACGACGGCAAGATCCACTGCTACTACAAGTCGGCGTTCAATCGCCCGGACAAGCTGTGGGTCGCACTCGGCCTTGCGATCGCCGAAGATCCGCTCGGGCCGTTCGAGAAGCACCCGCTCAACCCGGTGCTGAACTCCGGCCACGAGACGAGCCTCTTCCCGTTCAAGGACGGCCTAGCGGCGCTGCTCATTCAGGATGGGGCCGAGCACTACACGGTGCAATTTGCGAAGGACTGGGTGAGTTTCGAGATCGCGTCGATCGTGGAGCTCGCACCGACGGCCGCGAAGTTTTTCGACGCTGACGCCTTTGCCGATTCTGGTGACGGACCCGGTGTGAGCTGGGGGCTTTGCCACTTCGTCAACGCGGGCGAGACCAAGCGTTCGCACTCGATTCTGGCACGGTTCGACTGCGATCTGCGTGCCCAAGTGACCGATCCAGCACTCAAAGACACCCACTACCTGCACCGACCCGAAACGTACTTTGGCCAGCCACTGACCCCGCAGCAGCGGCACCGCGCCGAGGCCGAGGCGGCTGCTTGGAGGAACCGATGAGACCACTTGCTTCAATCACCCGATCGATCGCAGCGGCGATGACCCTCTGCGCCACGTCCGCGGCCTGGGCGGACGACCAC
Coding sequences within:
- a CDS encoding family 43 glycosylhydrolase gives rise to the protein MSTDAFPYTVTDDVTKRPLSASMRRSFERYPAYRPEDNPLFTAFKYTPLEGFDYAGGNGTVSRRDASKIICENGKFYVWYTQRQTPHAPVGMGRAKEATDAIPSSDWDLAEIWYATSEDGFRWTEHGPAFERPAKPAPGWRSVSTPDILKWKGRFYLYFQAFTEPSGLRGDYCPVSVAHADSPDGPWTIHEGEVLPTGEAGAWDQFAVHDPHPLVHDGKVYVYYKSAFGRPDVLTLGQGLAIADDPLGPFERHSLNPLMMSGHETALFPFNKGLAALTIRDGNEHYTVQYAEDWVNFDIASIVEFPPTAAGFFDPDAFTDSGDGRGVSWGLCHFVNAGGPGRQHSMLARFDCDLRQEVTDPVMKSTKYLHKPSAYFDQPLPHDVRETRASNATPDPVGVNPERQAAPTGGPFPYALVSGLGDRPVSRALRRTFEQYPAARPEENPLFSAFKYTPLEGLDYSDGDGTVSRRDPSKIIFENGRYYVWYTKRHTASPPLGMAGAADATDTVASADWDLADIWYATSTDGFTWQEQGVAVARPPKPDVGWRSVCTPDILKWNGRFYLYYQSFVEPSGLRGDYCPIGVAHADSPDGPWTRVDGVVLPEGKPGEWDQYAVHGPCMLVHDGKIHCYYKSAFNRPDKLWVALGLAIAEDPLGPFEKHPLNPVLNSGHETSLFPFKDGLAALLIQDGAEHYTVQFAKDWVSFEIASIVELAPTAAKFFDADAFADSGDGPGVSWGLCHFVNAGETKRSHSILARFDCDLRAQVTDPALKDTHYLHRPETYFGQPLTPQQRHRAEAEAAAWRNR